In Bos indicus x Bos taurus breed Angus x Brahman F1 hybrid chromosome 1, Bos_hybrid_MaternalHap_v2.0, whole genome shotgun sequence, a single window of DNA contains:
- the LOC113897760 gene encoding late histone H2B.L4-like, which yields MGDMYSQGQKQCKENLKSEHVIHLKVLIFSVIDRGYHKGKRSEKQRRKENNSVLIYETVRKIPDTGISSKAMGIMNSFVNDIFERIAGEASCLVHYNKRSTITSREIQTAMRLLLPGELAKHAMSEGTKAVTKYTSSK from the exons ATGGGTGATATGTATTCCCAAGGGCAGAAGCAATGTAAGGAAAATCTGAAAAGTGAGCATGTGATCCATTTGAAAGTCTTGATATTCTCAGTCATTGACAGAGGTTATCATAAAGGA aagagaagtgaaaagcaaaggagaaaag aaaataattctgtgcttatata TGAAACAGTACGCAAAATACCAGACACCGGCATCTCGTCCAAGGCCAtgggaatcatgaactccttcgtcAACGACATTTTCGAGCGCATCGCTGGCGAGGCATCGTGCCTGGTGCATTACAACAAGCGCTCgactatcacatccagggagatccagaccgccatgcgcttgctgctacctggggagctggccaagcacgccatgtccgagggcactaaggctgtcaccaagtataccagctccaagtaa